CAGCCCCACGCCCCTCGCTCCTCCCTCCCTCGTCCGCCGCCACTccctcccacctcctcctcctgcgcCCTAGGAGCCCCGCCGCCGACTGCTACTTCTCCACCgcctcgcctcttcctcctcctcgccttcccaTCGCTCGGGCGCAGGCTGCTGTGGCCAAGCGCTTCGCGGGCGAACCCGTCTCTACCGCCTGCTCTGGGTTCGCGCGGGACGGGCTCCCCCGCGTGGCCGGCCTCGACGAGCACGACCTCGATCCGGCCTCAGCCGGAGGACCTCGAGCCGAGGAGTGCGGCCTCAATCGGGACTCGGCATGTGGGGTGACGGCGGAGGAGGGGAAAGGAGGGGAGCAGCAACCAACATCTTGGGCGGCGGTGGCTGGACTCCATGAGCTGGCCGGCGACGGTGGCGGTGCTGGATTCGATCTGCAGGTGAGAGAGGGAGGTGTGGCTTCGAATTGGAGAGGGACTCCACCGGCGTCGGCCCGCGCGAGGATTGGTGCCGCTCTCCTCGTAGGCCCTCGCTTCAGGTCGCCGAGGAGGGGCTGTAGCCGAGTCTGCATAGTTGAGGGTAGGGAGGGCTGAGGTGGGAGGGGAAGGAGATGGTCATGGATCTACTCGAGAAGGTGAGAGGACGAAGACAGAGGGGGTGCTCGAGGTGGTCAAGGCGGAGCAGCAGAGGACGGCTCGTCCACGAGCTCAAGTTTAAGGCGGTGAGATCCCTTCCCCATCTCTCATTATCTCTGTTTTTCCACACCAAAACACCCAGCCCCCTGCGTGCGCTTCACCTTTTCCTCCTTGTCATCGCTCAACAGGACGGCGGCCTCAACGGGTGGGTGACGACATCTACACCTGGTTCCACCTTGCTGTGGCAAAATAGGAGGCCATTCATGCAGTCATGCAGCGGATGGAGTCCTCGGCAGGTGGGTGATGGAGGCTGTAGATGATGCACGATGACGGCTCCCAGCGAGTATCCTTTTCTCTGTAACAGATTTGATTCTTTACGTTTTAGTTTGCATATGCTGGCGATTGCCTTCTATTTGCGCTCAATCGGCGTATGTATGTGTGCCGGTAGAAGTGGGACCAACGACTTCGTTAGGAGCAGTCTATTTTAACTCACACATTCCTTGAACTGAACAAATACATTTGAGTTCTTCCATTTCTGAATTTATGCTTCTGTAATGTCATACCTTCAGTTTAATTTGGGTCAGTATTGACCGGCTCACCAATCGATTAGGTTTAGAACAAATTGTACTGGATCTTTGTTAGGCATCGTCCTGTATATGCATCCAACTATAGCCTATGCCTGACCTTCATGTTTATCTTTTCATGGTCATGGAAAATTTAATGATCAGCGGATTCGTCAAGGCCATGTCCGCGGCATGGCGAGACGCCCGCAAAGCATTGCTTGCTTCCATGCCGACGCGAGCTGCCAGTCCACCCAACTCACGAATAGCCTCGCTGGTCTCCAATCCAGCGCCCACCCTATGGCACAGCTCCACCGTGCTGACTGATGCTGCCTACGCCATGGAAAGGGCAAGTATCTTCTTACCCTTTTATCTCAGCATGTGTCCTAATGTGGTGGATGGACTTGGTAACATTGTTTGCTACGATCGAGGACCCAGCACAGTTTGTTGTCGAGAGACGTGCAGAAAGTCTGATAGTAGTTGTTGTATTCGAGTTGATTTCTATCCCGAGAGCATCAATCTTGGCACACTCTTTGAGAAGCAAACAATATGCTCAACATATCAAATTGTTCATGAATTAAGATTTTACCATGATTACTTTTCCTTAATTTGGAATATCTCTTTTAATAGGGTTCTATTAAATGTGAACATGTTTGCGTCAAGGCTTTGTTGATGGTTGAAGAAGAAATCAAGGTCGCCAAAACTCGGGTGCTGCtgaattgctagattactccactgCAAAAAAGTAAGAAGAGGGTAACTTCTTTACCAAGTCCAAATAACACTGCATCCTACTTTGGCTGTTGATATCATCCTACTTTGGCGTGCTCTCCCTCTGCATCGGGGTTCTGATGGAGGCGCTTTGTGTGGCAGCGCTGGACAGTGGCAAGAAGGAAGAGCTCGGGCCACCCGCGATGCCAGGCCGCCGGCCCTCCTCCCTCAAGCTCAAGGCGGCGAAGAGATGGTTGAGATGGTGTTGCAGCTCCGCAGGTACCGACTTCTACAACGTCTCTTGCTCTCTCAATTTTCTTGCCTTCCCTGGAATTCAATGGATGAAGAACATGTGTTGAAACTAAATGAGGTTTGGGCTGTGTGATTGCACCTTGTTTGTGTGCCGGCAGGGCAAGAGATTGTTTTTGCTTCAGTTAGGAAAGAAATAATGAAGTGATATTTATTCGATTCTCATCCTTTCACTATTTTGAGTTCTACTCATGCTTATTACAGCCTGGTGATTAGAGTCAATAGTTTGCTCTTGGGTCTCAAAATAGTTTGCTCTTGGCTCTCAAATACTTCTATTGGTGACTCACTTTCAAAATACAGATTAGATGCTTCACTGAATGTTGTCCCCCAAGAAGTGTCGTGCTCTCCTTTGTTCTGAGCTTGTTGTGTGTTGCGCTTGCGTCGCTGCCGTTTTTGTGTCGGTGTTGCTGCCGTGGAGGGCTTGATTTAATGTACTGTATGAACCAAACAGACCCCAAGTCTTTTGACTCTAACCATTCATTTAGCATGTTGACTATGTACTAGGCAACATCTTAATATGTAGAATCTTTTATGACGTTAAATATAAAACAAAGTTGAATGATAATTGTGATTAGTGTATGATCCTGCCAATTCAACTGGCCCTAATAATTAATCATACAGAATTACTTGCATATGTCCTTTCTAATACTACAGTCTATGTGATCCCAGATTGCAATTTTGTTGGGAAATCTCAGCTTTGATTTAGAATACCAACGCTAACAAAATCCTATTTAGTTTCTGCTGTTTTGGAAAGGTTGCCTACTATACCACTATTTTTTATTTAGCTTGGCTTCAATGTTGTATTGCTGATCGTCTATTTACACACCAAAAAACCATATTAGAATGCAGACAATTAAATGATTCTGCCCGTGCTATCAAAGTGGCCTCTCAGACTGAAGAAGGTGCCACTGCTGAAAATATTGTTCAGCCTGCATCCGTGCTAAATGTTCGTGCCTATGCTTAATATGCAGATATCATACCCATTCTGCATAGATCATGCTTGATGTACAATGATCTTTGATAACACCAAATTATACAGGTTGGAGAGGAAACTGAAAGTGCATCTGCTGAGGATCCAAAGAACATGCTTCCTGACCCCTCTAAGACCAAAAGGTGAAAACCCCTCCTATAGAACAAATTAGATTGTTGTGTTAGATTATGGAACGGCTGCTGCTTTGGTATATGCATTTGATCTCTACTTTTTCTAATATAAGTTCTAAGGTTCAACTATTTTTCTGCTTGCTTCTTGGTCACAACAATTACAAATTTACTGAGTGCGGGTTTGTTACCAGGCTCAATTCCTGTTCTGTACCTCACTGATATATGCAGATTAATCACTTACTCACAAAAAAAAACACAGCCTTTTACTATTTAGTTACTCGCTAATAAATTGCATAATAGATGCCTAAACAGTAATACTACCCTCCCATTTAGGAATTTACGAAGCCTTCCCTTCTTTACAATGAAAAACATTGTTCCCTTTGTATGTTGACTATGTTTTCTCTCTTCACTGATGCGTCTAATGCTGTTTGATCAGACTTTTCTTTCTAGATTCATGAGAGGGTCAGTAAAATATATATGTACCTTCAGCATTTTTATGTGTATTACCATTTCTTTCCTGTTGCATGCGCCTGCCAATTGATTATCTATGGAGTTGGTTTCCTATGTGCTAGGGTTCAATGAGTCTTCTGTTTGTTTATGTTGTCTTGCAATTTTTGTGTCTAATCTTTATGCACTTCCTGTGTATACAACATTCTGAAGATCTAGCCTTTATCACCAGGAACAAAGTTGTTAACGTGTCATTGTTTTTGCTAATTGATCAAATTTAGAACAGGCAATGCCGCCAAGGGAGTTGGCGCACCAAAGAAAGCGAGGCAGTAGTTCTTCCATGGAGCACTTCTTCCATGCCGTTATCTAGATATGTACATACGGTACGACTAAGGTTTCTTTGGTTCTACTTATTCTGCAACTGTGATTAATGGTATGGTGCAGTATGCTAATAACTGTAATATCTCTTCTTTGTCAAGGTATCTTCTATATTCTGCTTGCTTATCAAGCGAAGTCTACGCTGGAAGGGTATCATGCTGACCATTTAATTGAATTTCTCTTACAGAAACCAATATTAATTTATTCAGAGAacatccttatttttatttgtgagATAATTAATAAAGATGTTTATCTTTCCGAGCGACATCGGACATCCTATAATTTTGAGCACCGCCTCGAAGCAACCAGAAATAGTTTCTGGTAGACTTTGGTCAATGTATCCTGCCCTGCATGCTTTGGTTGTTACGAAAACAGCCACCTTTTGTTTCGCATCAATGAGACCAATATCTTTCCCCTTTCGGAGAACTCCGAGCAAGCTATATATAAACTTTAGTCTTCCCCTGCTGCTTCTATGGTGAAAAGTACTGTGTAATGTAGTCTATCATCTTTAGATTATATTGTTCTCTTTGTAGTGAAAAGCGGTTTATCACCGCTTATTGTATATATATGTGAAGAACTCTTCTGCTACTGTTTCCTGAAAACTATGACTCAAGAAACAAGCTTCCTTTTATGCATGCTTTTGCTTCAATGCTTTCATCAGAGCTTCCCCCTGATCACGTCTTCCGATCACAGTGTATGCAATAAATTAAAAGCAATTACATTCCTGTTTATTTTACAAACGCTCTTCAACAACAACTACATCTGCAGAAAGTCAAGATTACTTTCCTACATGACTTAGTGCATCGTTTTCAATCTTATGTGCTCACTACATATAGTATATGAGCTATTCTTTTCATGCAACAAATATATTAATGCATTCTCTCACAATAATTGGCTTACAttcggcctttgcgccattggcgcaacgagtCATCTAGTAGTGTCAAAGGAAGACAAAAGCTGGAATGACACCATTCACAGCTAGATTTGTCTTTTTTGGTTCTCCATGTGTATTttgaattttgatctgaattttttaggggtTGTTGAAATATCTGTTGTGAGCATCCATGATTTGTTTCAGAATTATTCAGAATGTTTAAATTTAAATTTTCCAACTTTGTATCATTGGAGCATGTGAGTGTTGGTATCACTGGATATATTTCCATGAAGTCCCAGCAGATCAGGCTTCGCCCATTCTAACAACATTGATTTCGTCGCTTCTGTGCGGATTCTTGGAAACATAGCGAAATGTAGTATGTGAGAGCAACTCTAGAAGAATCTTCATATTGGCCCATCAATCGCCATAATGACTGTCAATACGTCGATTCTTGTGGAAAAAAAGGCACTCTATCCATAATTTATGTAGGGTCCTGCATATCTGGCCTCTCAGCCTCCATATTTGGCATTTCAGAGTCAACTTTTGAAGTGCACTCCCTCCAACCAAAACTGTTTGGTGCCAAGAAAACTTCACGTGGTTCCCCTATTTCACATGAGGAGAAGATGATGTCCCATTTGATGAGTGAGTCCCACAATATCGAGGCAACCAATATGGAGACTATGAGTTTGCGGATCACCTATCCAGCCTACACATGCACATGGAGCGCGCTCCATGCACATCATGAAGGCAGCGAGGTGGCGACTCTATTAGAGTTACTATAAGATGTTTGGAGACAGTGAATCCAAAGCTGGCAGTGAGATAATAAAATGATCCAAGAACATTCTTACATCTAAGGAAGGAGGGTGCATAGCATATATACTCACtttgtctcaaaataagtgtcttaactttagtaatgggacggagggagtataatttatcAGGGAACACATAGGTTGTATCCATTCTAATTTTATGCATTATACTCGAAGAAATACAAGTGCATTTCATCTGGATGAAAAATATCTATAAATACTTTTGCATTTTGATCCACCTAACCATGGGAAACCATTCGATCTTCATTCACACCGTTTCCATTTTGAAATATCCAGCTATGAACAACATTCCAGCATGCGACTACTACATTGGTATCCGATGATAAAGAGAGCATGATTCTGCTTGAGACGAGGATCTTTGTAGCATCAATCGGCATCAGTGATGACACGTCAGCTCCCCGATTTATCACACACCACATCAATGACATGGTCTAGAGAGTAGTCGAGCATACTCGCATTCCAAAATGTCGTCAGAATTGTGATTGAAGGCAAGATAGATAACTGATCGAGGTTGTGAGATGACGGTGTCTATCTATGACCGACCGGCCCCATCTGTTATTTTGTACGAGTAAATCAAACCGTATAAGTTGGTAACGCTTAGGATTTTGTTAAAAACGTTGGCAAGCAAAATATATAGGTTCCCAAGAAAGCAAGCAGAGCATTTGCCAGTTTCTTTCTTTTCAAGTTCATCGAGTTGCTTAATCGGTTTGGGCCAGCTTGAAACAACAGATTAGTAGATTCAGTGCATTTGCTACCGAACTGCTCATAATAGAATCCTCCCACTTGCTATTTTCTAACCAAGGGACCATTGTAGACCTGCCAGCCAGCATGGAATGACATGGAAAATCAAGGGCAAGGTCCAAGGCCTGTGATTGCAGCTGGACAAGCAGATGCGTTTAGCGCCTCGGGAATTGAACCCACTGCTACCATCTGGACAGGCACGCAAGCAGGCAGATCAACACAAGTTGATCGACCGGTGAAATCAGAACACAGTCCGCTTCCTTGCCGTTCCAGTGGAATAAAGCAATTAGACGAACTTTGTGCCGAAAAGAACAGATTAGACAAAGCTTGGTGTAAAAAAGATACTACTAGAATAAACTAGTTAGACAGAGCTTGAGACCAAGTGCATGCGTCTAGTGGATTAGATTAGTGGCGTGAGAGGCGGCACTCAAGAATGGCGCATGGTGCAGGACAGCTGAAAAGCTTAATTTCCAAGCAGCAGCAACCCAACGAAGGATATTATATGCTTacactaatactccctccgttctgattacttgtcttggatttgtctagatacagaagtatctagaattacttgtcttggatttgtctagatacagaagtatctagcactaaaatgagtctagatacatccgtatctagacaaatccaagacaagtaattcagaacggagggagtacgatgcAGGAAGTATACATCACTTTTTTAGGGATGTCATGTGACAAGGTGTCTGTTCAGGATGACAGAGGAACATACGCATGAACTGGATCTTAACGACTGCTCGTGATGTGGGCGCAGCAACTTGAGCGGAGTGTTTCTTTGCCGTTACTGATCGGTCGATCGATCGTGCCCGCGCGCCGCAAGCGTGTGATGGCTAAACACGGGACGCGCGAGTCGATGGGCGGTCGCTCTTTACCTCGGGCGCGCGCAACCGGCCTGGCCGCACTAAGGGATGTAATACACCTTATGACATTTTTAAGACACATCCGTAAACATCCTGCAACCGTCTGGATCGCATTGTCCAGACCATATATAGAAGCCATTCAACATGGTTTTGTATTGATCCGCAGAGTGATCCGGACGTGATTTCTCACGCAAATCAAAGATAAACGTCAGAAGCTTTGCGGGAGTCCAGACATNNNNNNNNNNNNNNNNNNNNNNNNNNNNNNNNNNNNNNNNNNNNNNNNNNNNNNNNNNNNNNNNNNNNNNNNNNNNNNNNNNNNNNNNNNNNN
The Triticum dicoccoides isolate Atlit2015 ecotype Zavitan chromosome 3A, WEW_v2.0, whole genome shotgun sequence genome window above contains:
- the LOC119266839 gene encoding uncharacterized protein LOC119266839, producing the protein MPGRRPSSLKLKAAKRWLRWCCSSAECRQLNDSARAIKVASQTEEGATAENIVQPASVLNVGEETESASAEDPKNMLPDPSKTKRQCRQGSWRTKESEAVVLPWSTSSMPLSRYVHTVSSIFCLLIKRSLRWKGIMLTI